ACCTTTATCCGACAAGGGAGGATGCGGTAGCAGATGTAAGAGCCTATATTGCTTATTACAACTCACGCAGAATACATACAACACTGGGAGACCTAGCCCCTATCGAATTTGAGAAATGTGCTTAAAGAAGTGTCCGGTTGGAGTTGACCACAACAGAGTATCAAGTTTTTCGTATGGGCAGACAAGATAATAAGAGAAGTTGGAATCAATACTTACATCGAATGGTTTTACGATTCTTCCAGATTTTAAGTCATCCTCGATTAGCGATATTCGGCCCAGCGCAACGCCTTGGCAGTTTTCGACTGCAATTGCGAGAGAGTTACTATCATTCATGACGCTACCTGATCGCGGATCGACATCGTCGACCCCGGCTGCTTTGAGCCACGATGCTCAATCGTCAAAATTATCTTCATGCAGTAAGGTTTGATGCTTGAGGTCGGAAGGCTCTTTCAAAGGATTTTTGCCGTTAAGCAGCGAAGGGTGGCAAATCGGGCTTAAATCGAGCGGCAACGAAAGCCTGGTCACTGAGCCTTGCCAGTTTCCATCACCAGCTCGAATGGAAATATCGACGCCATCGTTAGTGAAATTGGCGAGAGCCAGGGTATGGTGAACATTCAACTGTATATCAGGGTAGGCTCTCCAGAAGTTACCTAACCGCTGTATTAACCATTTGCTGGCAAAACTGGGGGTTACGCTCACGGTTACCACCGGAGATTGACTCTCGGCTTTGATGAGGTGGAGCGTATTTTCGAGTCGATCAAAACATGCACTGGCTTCGGATAACAGCTTTTTCCCAGCATCGGTCAATGAAATCGACTTTCCCGCACGATGGAACAATTTTACACCCAGTCTCGACTCCAAATTTCTCACTTGGTGACTGATCGCCGTTTGCGTAACGCTCAACTCCTTCGCAGCATCGGTAAAACTCATATGCCTTGCCGCAGCCTCAAACCCACGCAAGCCGGCCAAAGATGGTAAAGATCGTGTTTTGGTATGAATTAAACTCATAAGTACATGTAATTATATCCTTTTGCTACCAATTTTAAAGATCGTATATTGATCTCCACCCATGAATTATTTGCACTAGAGGATAGCGTAATGTCCGAAACAAGAGTTGCTATTATGACTGGAACTGGTCAGGGAATTGGTGCCGGCTGCGCCCGCGAAATGGCTAAGGCGGGTTACAAAGTCTCGTTGATGTCCCCCTCCAACCGCAGTGTTGAACTGGCCAAGGAATTAGGTGGTATAGGGCGGCAGGGTTCGGTTCTCGAAACCGCAGATCTGCAAGCAATGGTCGACGACACGATGCAAACCTATGGCCGTATCGACGCCGTCGTTAGCAATATGGGCCATGGTGGCGGGGTGCCGGAAGAAATTAAAACAGTAGGGTTCGATCCTGATTTCAACGGCCCCCTGCTCGAGCTAAGTGATGATCTCTGGCATGAGAGCCTCGATATGTACGTGCTCAATGTCGTCAAGCTTGCCCGTATCGTCACGCCGATTTATATCGAGCAGGGGGAGGGGCATTCGTCAATATTTCTTCAATGAATACGGTTGAGCCGAGAGCGCCTTATCCGATGAGCATGCTGCGTGGCGCTTTACATAGTTTTGCCAAGCTCTATGGTGATCGTTATGCAAGATACAATATTCGCATGAATAATTTAATGCCGGGCTTCTGTGAAAACGTAAACCTGTCGGAGTTTGCCCGCAGATCCATACCCGCACAGCGCACTGCCACGTTCGAAGAAATCGGGCAGACCTGTGTCTTTCTTGCTTCACATGAAGCCCGATACATCAATGGGCAAAGTATCTTGTCTGATGGCGGTATGAATCGGGCGGTTCGCTAGACACTAGCGACTACTTGATTTAGTTGAAAATCCTATTAGAGCGCTCAGTACTTTGAAGCCCAAATTGCCAACCTATGCATGATTGCCTTCTGTGATATCTTGTCTTCTGGAAGCGGTTGAATTACTTTATCGTGAACTAAAAGACGGTAAATATATTCGAGTTTCTCGTGAGCTGAATCGGTAGCTTCGAACTCGACAACTCCTCGCTTGGTGCCATATGCAGTACCGAGTGCTATAGCCTTTTTCACTAACTCTTTTTCGTTTTTGAGTTTCTTCATTATTATGTCTCAACGAGGTTGTCGATATTACGCACCTACCGTTTTTAGCAGAGGGAAACTGCGGAACCGCAGGTCTAGTAATTTTTCAGCTTACCTAAATTTGTTAAGGACTGAACCTCGGCACTAACTCTCCAAGTATGCCCCAACAACCGATTCTAATTCTTGAACTAACTCTGAGTCCATGTACTTGTATTCATCTGGGATATCTAAGACATGAACTGGCTTATGATCCAGGATTCTAGAGAATTCTGCTATTAGCCTATTTTTATGCTTTTGTTCCATGATGAATATCACGTCAGCCCAGCGAACATCCGCTGAGCTGACTGTTTTTTTAGCTCGCGGGCTGGTACCCGCAGATTTAGCGTTGAAATCAGGGTGTTTTCTCCAAATGGCTTCAGCTGTAGGACTACGCCACTGATTCCGGCTACATATGAATAAGAGATTTCGCATATCTTAATCTTTCTCAGGAAGCTCAGTATTTAGGATTTGAAGCATAGTTCGCTTGGGGTACTCGATCCCTAATTGCTTAGCTCTACGAAGCTTTTCAGAGCATGTATACATCAACTTCCAGTTTTTCTCCGAAATCCTCGGCTTTTCAATTCTAGCACTATTCTTATGGGGCTTAGCTTTGGTCTTGGATCTTCTCGCAGCCCTGTTTCTTAAATCATCCATTATTCTTTCCTCTATCAATTATCGGGTTCAGCAGCCGCGATAAAACGGAGAGGACTCCTAATCTTGCGTGTGTTTAACACTTGGCGCGACGAGGAAGCACACAATGCTGAGTCCAGCAACACCTAGCATGGGCATGGACTAATGGAGTTATAGCCCACTGTAGGAAGATTACCGTTCAATGGATTCCATTAAATGCTAACTACTAGCGAATGGCAACTGCAGCACTGTGAGATCTTATGGAGAGGAAGCCGCTAGTAAAACGGAGATTCATTACGGATAGGGAACCGCCAATTGCGGAGCCGCACGATGGGTGGCATGGGGGGGCTAGAAACTACCGGCTACCCGATTTAGGTTTTTTTCGCTACGATGGAGAATATATGCCAATGATGCGGTGTACCATCTGTAGTTTCTCCTGAAAGGTCATGTTCAGTCCACTTTAATAGCTCAAAGTTACTGAGGTATTTTCTTATCTTCGATTCATTCATAACTAGAGTATCACTCCAAAATGCTTCCTTATCATACTCAGGCCCAGCCATTGTGTCTTTCGGCCCTAGGAATGAACCACAAAAGATTCCACCCTCTGTCAAAGAGTCAGTTATTTTCAACCAAACTGACTCAAAATCTTTTTCAGGACAAAAGAAAAGACTGGCATCAGCAACTACCAGCGAGGACTCAGGATAGTTAAAAGTATTAAAACTATCCTTTGATAGAATAACCTGCTCATCATCTTTGAATCGTTTACGACATCTAGATATAGATTCATTTTCGATATCAAAGGCATGAACTGTGAAATCTTTACCGCGCAAATAAGCGATATCTGATCCTGCTCCACAGCCACAATCAATAGCAACCTTTCTTCCTTTTACTTCGCTAAGAGCAAAAATTAAATCTTCTCGAGTATCACTGTGTTCTGTTGAGTCATAATATTTGGAGATTTCTCTCGTTGACATTCCCTATCTCCGATAAGCAGAAAATCTAACGTCGCCAACAGCGGCCGAGCGTAGCGAGGTCCAGCTCCCGAAGGGGGATGCTACTTGGCCTTGGTATTCCCAGTATGGGCGTGGACCAATCCCCTGTAGGAATATCACTGCTGAATGGGATCCATTAAATGCTAACTACTAGCGAATGGCAACTGCAATACCGTAAGGTATCGTGGGGAAGAACCGCTGGTAAGACTACGAGCTGACGGACCGAAATATCCTAGAAGGCTTAGCTTGGAGGCGAGGTGGACAGGGATACCGAAGCCATATGATCTAACGGGTAGAGTAAATGATATCGTTGCGTGATCGCTGGGTAGATACTCATTACCGATAGCGAGCTGCCCATTGGGGCCCGCACGATGGGTGGTGTGGAGACCGGTAGATAAAAACTACCGGTTACCCGATTTATAAATCGTTAACGGGGGATCAGGGTATTTAAATCGATGTCAGTTCACGTTTATCCAACGCAATTCGTCCTGATAGAACGACCATCTTGATATTTTTAAGGTCACGAATATCACTCCAAGGCTGACCATCGACAAGTAGTAGATCAGCAGATTTACCAACTTCAATAGTCCCCAGTTGATCAATTAACCCTAAAGCTTCGGCACCATTTCTAGTGGCGGCTATAAGCGCTTTCGCATCAGGTAGTCCAGCATCAACCATGCGTGACAATTCATTGTGGTAGCTGTCACCAACAATCATTTTGCCTTGTGTATCAGTGCCAACTCCAAATTGAACTCCAGCCTCGTGTAGGGCCGGTATATTCAAGTGTCCCTTGGGTTCTCGGCCTAAAGTTGGCACATAAACTATATTGTGCTCGACAATTAATTGCATTGTTTCTAGGCTAATGAGATTGCCATGTCGCACACCATGCTCAATGGTAGTTATTCCAGCTTTAATAGCTTCATTAGTTTCTTGTGGAGAGCCTGTGTGTACCGCAACCCAAAGCCCATGCTTGCGAGCTTCTGTTGTAATAGCCTGCAAGGTTTCCTTTGAGATGCGTGGTAACGTGATTTCGCCTTGTTCATTTGTATGGCCCTGATAGACGGCTTTAATACCGTCAATGCCTTGCTCAACCAGAGCAGCGATTTTCTCCTTTACATATTTTGGATCATCGGATTGCACGACCATTTGCTCGATCATCCGATTTGGTATTCTTTGAACCGGATGTCCACCAGGAGCAGTAAATATAGGCCCCGCAATAAACATATGTGGCCCAGCAACCTCCTGGTCATCAAGTGATTTTTTTAGCTTATAAATTCCCGAGCTGGGATCGCCGACGGAACGATAACTTGTAATACCTGATTCGATCAGCTTCCGTCTAACATCTGGTTGCAATCGGATCGAATTCCAAATCATTGCAGGTAAGCTGCTCTCGCTAGAATCAGCTTTACCACTGAAAAAATGACCGTGAAGCTCTATGAGTCCAGGTACAATTGATTTACCTGTTGCATCAACTTGAATAGCATCTATTGGTACTTCACAAGTATTCCCCAGACAGGAAATTTTTCCATCTTCTACAAGGATTCCAGGGTTCTCAATGGGCAACGTACCAGTACCATCAAATAAGCTACCATTGCTAATCCACATGCTTCTACTTGGTTGCTCCCAAACATATAGATTATGGTTGTAGGCGACTATAAATGCGATCCCACCAAGGACAACAAAGCTGGCAAAATATTTTAGAAATTTTATCAATGAGAATCTCCCTTATAATTATAACGCCCGACCACCGAGCAAATTTTGATAGCGATTTGTGTGTAATTTCGCTTAAAAAGTGACAGCTAAAATTTATCCCGTGCAGCCACCTGGTACGCCCAGCATGAGCGTGGATTAAGTGGGGTGAAAGTCCCATGTAGGAGGATCACCATTTAGTGGGTTCCATTAAATGCTAACTACTAGC
This DNA window, taken from Microbulbifer sp. MKSA007, encodes the following:
- a CDS encoding class I SAM-dependent methyltransferase, yielding MSTREISKYYDSTEHSDTREDLIFALSEVKGRKVAIDCGCGAGSDIAYLRGKDFTVHAFDIENESISRCRKRFKDDEQVILSKDSFNTFNYPESSLVVADASLFFCPEKDFESVWLKITDSLTEGGIFCGSFLGPKDTMAGPEYDKEAFWSDTLVMNESKIRKYLSNFELLKWTEHDLSGETTDGTPHHWHIFSIVAKKT
- a CDS encoding LysR family transcriptional regulator translates to MSLIHTKTRSLPSLAGLRGFEAAARHMSFTDAAKELSVTQTAISHQVRNLESRLGVKLFHRAGKSISLTDAGKKLLSEASACFDRLENTLHLIKAESQSPVVTVSVTPSFASKWLIQRLGNFWRAYPDIQLNVHHTLALANFTNDGVDISIRAGDGNWQGSVTRLSLPLDLSPICHPSLLNGKNPLKEPSDLKHQTLLHEDNFDD
- a CDS encoding amidohydrolase family protein, with protein sequence MIKFLKYFASFVVLGGIAFIVAYNHNLYVWEQPSRSMWISNGSLFDGTGTLPIENPGILVEDGKISCLGNTCEVPIDAIQVDATGKSIVPGLIELHGHFFSGKADSSESSLPAMIWNSIRLQPDVRRKLIESGITSYRSVGDPSSGIYKLKKSLDDQEVAGPHMFIAGPIFTAPGGHPVQRIPNRMIEQMVVQSDDPKYVKEKIAALVEQGIDGIKAVYQGHTNEQGEITLPRISKETLQAITTEARKHGLWVAVHTGSPQETNEAIKAGITTIEHGVRHGNLISLETMQLIVEHNIVYVPTLGREPKGHLNIPALHEAGVQFGVGTDTQGKMIVGDSYHNELSRMVDAGLPDAKALIAATRNGAEALGLIDQLGTIEVGKSADLLLVDGQPWSDIRDLKNIKMVVLSGRIALDKRELTSI
- a CDS encoding SDR family oxidoreductase, with protein sequence MNTVEPRAPYPMSMLRGALHSFAKLYGDRYARYNIRMNNLMPGFCENVNLSEFARRSIPAQRTATFEEIGQTCVFLASHEARYINGQSILSDGGMNRAVR
- a CDS encoding SDR family NAD(P)-dependent oxidoreductase, yielding MSETRVAIMTGTGQGIGAGCAREMAKAGYKVSLMSPSNRSVELAKELGGIGRQGSVLETADLQAMVDDTMQTYGRIDAVVSNMGHGGGVPEEIKTVGFDPDFNGPLLELSDDLWHESLDMYVLNVVKLARIVTPIYIEQGEGHSSIFLQ
- a CDS encoding DUF5062 family protein — encoded protein: MKKLKNEKELVKKAIALGTAYGTKRGVVEFEATDSAHEKLEYIYRLLVHDKVIQPLPEDKISQKAIMHRLAIWASKY